A portion of the Cellulophaga algicola DSM 14237 genome contains these proteins:
- a CDS encoding M14 family metallopeptidase, translated as MKLQLYYLSYKYTKILYTNVNYYVYNCKSLRAYFCILIEANYMLDFIELYNLSRENSVQGRYVTNDMIFPFLDQLGSPFQIEVIGKSVLNREIKSVTFGSGKYKILMWSQMHGNESTTTKAVLDFLNLISSNSDLAQKLLALCTFKIIPILNPDGAEAYTRINANEVDLNRDAQDKSQPESKILRAVYDAFIPDYCFNLHDQRTIFNVGATSKPATVSFLAPSHDEERSISKSRGVSMQLIVAMNKELQKYIPGQVGRYDDGFNANCVGDTFQMLNKPTILFESGHYVNDYDREETRKFIFCAIIKGVNVIADQNIDTYEQKDYFEIPENGKLFYDILIKNADFVNKNLRNGADIGILFKETLVSGVLTFVPFIEKTGNLSNFYGHKTFNCLNNKDLENLKSLKEIVDLISKK; from the coding sequence ATGAAGTTACAATTGTATTATTTAAGCTACAAATATACTAAAATACTGTATACAAATGTAAATTATTATGTATACAATTGTAAATCATTAAGGGCTTACTTTTGTATTTTAATTGAAGCAAATTATATGTTAGATTTTATAGAATTATATAACTTAAGTAGAGAGAATTCTGTACAAGGAAGATATGTCACCAATGACATGATATTTCCTTTTTTAGATCAGTTAGGGAGTCCGTTTCAAATTGAGGTGATCGGAAAATCTGTTTTGAACAGAGAAATCAAATCGGTAACTTTTGGCTCGGGAAAGTATAAAATATTGATGTGGTCACAGATGCATGGAAATGAATCTACAACGACTAAAGCAGTGCTAGATTTTTTAAACCTTATCAGCTCTAATTCAGATTTAGCTCAAAAGCTTTTAGCTTTATGTACTTTTAAAATAATACCGATTCTTAATCCAGATGGAGCAGAAGCATATACACGTATTAATGCTAATGAGGTAGATTTAAATAGAGATGCTCAAGATAAATCACAGCCAGAGAGTAAAATTCTTAGAGCAGTTTATGACGCTTTTATACCTGATTATTGTTTTAATTTACATGATCAGCGTACCATTTTTAATGTTGGAGCAACTTCTAAACCTGCTACAGTATCTTTTCTAGCTCCTTCGCATGATGAAGAGCGTAGTATCTCCAAATCTAGGGGAGTTAGCATGCAGTTAATTGTAGCAATGAATAAAGAGCTGCAGAAATACATTCCAGGACAGGTGGGTAGGTATGACGATGGTTTCAATGCTAATTGTGTAGGAGATACATTCCAAATGCTAAATAAGCCTACTATATTGTTTGAGTCTGGTCATTACGTTAATGACTATGATCGTGAGGAAACAAGAAAGTTTATTTTTTGTGCCATAATAAAAGGGGTAAATGTAATTGCAGATCAAAATATAGATACATATGAGCAAAAAGACTATTTTGAGATTCCAGAGAATGGAAAATTATTTTATGATATTCTCATAAAAAATGCTGATTTTGTAAATAAAAACTTACGTAATGGAGCTGATATTGGAATATTATTCAAAGAGACCCTTGTTTCAGGAGTATTAACATTTGTTCCTTTTATAGAAAAAACAGGAAATTTGAGTAATTTTTACGGCCATAAGACATTTAATTGCTTGAATAATAAGGATTTAGAAAATTTAAAGTCTTTGAAAGAGATAGTAGACTTAATTTCAAAAAAATGA
- a CDS encoding helix-turn-helix domain-containing protein, whose amino-acid sequence MVNSEDFIKRLEKILDYYGLSAAVFADKVSVQRSGISHLLSGRNKPSLEFVMKVVDAYPEVNLYWFLNGKGTFPHKPEKQITATPPIPTTPPPTPVTPAQNPVPEKAEAAPPAPQLPLEFKEKLIEKKSNGKKVIEKVVLFYDDGSFEAYQI is encoded by the coding sequence ATGGTAAACTCAGAAGATTTTATTAAAAGACTAGAAAAAATACTAGATTATTACGGATTGTCGGCAGCTGTTTTTGCAGATAAAGTATCTGTTCAACGCTCCGGTATATCTCATTTACTTTCTGGAAGAAACAAGCCTAGTTTAGAATTTGTAATGAAAGTTGTAGACGCCTACCCTGAAGTTAACCTTTACTGGTTCTTAAACGGAAAGGGTACGTTTCCTCATAAACCTGAAAAGCAAATTACTGCAACACCTCCTATACCAACCACACCTCCTCCAACTCCAGTGACGCCTGCTCAGAATCCTGTACCAGAAAAAGCTGAAGCAGCGCCTCCCGCACCACAACTCCCTCTAGAATTCAAAGAAAAACTCATTGAAAAGAAAAGCAACGGAAAGAAGGTTATAGAAAAAGTTGTATTATTTTATGATGACGGAAGTTTTGAAGCCTATCAAATTTGA
- a CDS encoding sterol desaturase family protein yields MELTNPLVYGAPCFIIFILLELTYSKNHEEHHDLYDWKDLFASGFMGVGSAILAALLKVVSAIVIFTYVFELFNPAVNGVNVNILGYESFGYVWYVWLLCQLADDFTYYWFHRANHEIRILWAAHIVHHSSDNFNLGTAVRNGWFTLLYKPLFYMWMPAIGFKPEMVVFCLGIEALWQFQLHTVLLPKLGIFERFMNTHTMHQVHHAQNVEYLDKNHGGFLNIFDRMFGTWLPLDDSIDVKYGVIHAPSSNNPIVILTHEFKDIWADMKKTPKLTHKLMYIFGPPGWSHDGSTLTVKQQQRLFKEHESKDSKVAYTRPN; encoded by the coding sequence ATGGAATTAACGAATCCTTTAGTTTACGGTGCGCCGTGCTTTATTATCTTTATTTTATTAGAACTTACCTACAGTAAAAATCACGAAGAGCATCATGATTTGTACGACTGGAAAGATCTTTTTGCAAGTGGTTTTATGGGCGTAGGTTCAGCGATACTTGCGGCACTTTTAAAAGTTGTTTCTGCCATCGTAATTTTTACGTATGTGTTTGAGTTGTTTAATCCTGCAGTGAATGGCGTAAATGTAAATATTCTAGGCTATGAATCTTTTGGTTATGTTTGGTATGTATGGTTGCTTTGTCAGCTAGCGGATGACTTTACGTATTATTGGTTTCATAGAGCTAATCATGAAATAAGAATATTATGGGCAGCACATATTGTGCATCACTCGTCAGATAACTTCAATTTAGGAACAGCGGTACGTAATGGATGGTTTACACTTTTGTATAAACCATTGTTTTATATGTGGATGCCTGCAATAGGGTTTAAGCCAGAAATGGTAGTTTTTTGTTTAGGAATAGAGGCGCTATGGCAATTCCAGCTTCATACAGTTTTACTTCCTAAGCTTGGTATTTTTGAGAGATTTATGAATACACATACCATGCATCAAGTACACCATGCCCAGAATGTGGAGTATTTGGATAAGAACCACGGAGGTTTTTTAAATATTTTTGATAGAATGTTTGGTACGTGGTTGCCTTTAGATGATAGTATTGATGTAAAATACGGTGTTATTCATGCGCCAAGCTCAAACAATCCTATTGTTATCCTTACGCACGAGTTCAAGGATATATGGGCTGATATGAAAAAAACACCAAAATTAACTCATAAGTTAATGTATATCTTTGGGCCTCCGGGTTGGAGTCATGATGGGAGTACATTGACGGTTAAACAGCAACAACGCTTGTTTAAAGAGCATGAAAGTAAAGATTCAAAAGTAGCCTATACCAGGCCTAACTAA
- the mscL gene encoding large conductance mechanosensitive channel protein MscL, whose product MKKFFQEFKSFAIKGNLIDIAVGVIIGAAFNNVVNVLVKKIIMPPLSLLTDGVNLHEKKYILRLATSTSDEVAIGYGELVEVLIDFVIVAFTIFIVVKGFNRFKTKAQDPKNKNVETPREIALLSSMEKLLQEQNELLKKK is encoded by the coding sequence TTGAAAAAGTTTTTCCAAGAGTTTAAGAGTTTTGCAATAAAAGGTAATCTAATTGATATTGCTGTTGGGGTAATTATTGGAGCAGCTTTTAATAATGTAGTGAATGTGTTGGTAAAAAAGATTATTATGCCGCCACTTTCATTATTGACGGATGGTGTAAATCTTCATGAGAAAAAGTATATTTTAAGGCTTGCAACAAGTACAAGTGACGAAGTAGCAATAGGTTATGGGGAATTAGTAGAGGTCTTAATAGACTTTGTTATCGTCGCGTTTACTATTTTTATTGTCGTAAAAGGCTTTAATAGATTTAAAACTAAAGCCCAGGACCCTAAGAACAAGAATGTAGAGACGCCTAGGGAAATAGCGCTTTTATCGAGTATGGAAAAACTTCTGCAAGAGCAAAATGAACTACTTAAAAAAAAGTGA
- a CDS encoding DNA gyrase/topoisomerase IV subunit A, translating to MEENEELNEEHLEPQDNQENQENTQDSLTKVTGMYKDWFLDYASYVILERAVPAIEDGFKPVQRRIMHALKELDDGRYNKVANVVGHTMQYHPHGDASIADAMVQIGQKDLLIDTQGNWGNILTGDSAAASRYIEARLSKFALEVVFSPKITAWQSSYDGRKKEPTNLPVKFPLLLAQGAEGIAVGLSTKVLPHNFIELIDSSIKHLKGQKFTIFPDFPTSGIIDVSNYNDGIRGGKIRVRAKISQLDKSTLVINEIPYGTNTSSLIDSILKANEKGKIRVRKIEDNTAADVEILIHLPSGLSPDKTIDALYAFTACESSISPLGCIIEDNKPLFIGVTEMLQRSTDYTVELLRAELEVQLRELEEQWHFASLERIFIENRIYRDIEEQETWEGVIKAIDDGLKPYIKHLKRAVTEEDIARLTEIRIKRISKFDIDKAQQLIDGLEEKIAEVKNHLAHIIEFAIDYFKNLKSKYGKDRERKSEIRIFDDIEATKVAIRNTKLYVNREEGFLGTSLKRDEYVGDCSDIDDIIVMTKAGEMMITKVDSKIFVGKNIIHVAIFKKKDKRTIYNMVYRDGKGGPSYIKRFYVTGVTRDKMYDLVNGTANSDVLYFSENPNGEAEVIAVLLRQAGSIKKLKWDIDFADILIKGRASKGNIVTKYPIKRIELKEKGVSTLKPRKIWFDDVVRRLNVDARGELLGEFRGEDRLLVITQKGFVKTFLPEMTIHFDDDMIVLEKWIPNKPLSSVYYEGEKDRYYIKRFLVENENKEELFISEHPKSVLEIVSTDWRPVFEIEFSKQRGKEQKPNQTIDVEDFIAVKGIKALGNQVTADKIKNVDALEALAYVAPEPVETVAVAIAAKEEDNITLDSEASPTKKNENDDDFPDSLF from the coding sequence ATGGAAGAGAATGAAGAGCTTAACGAAGAACATTTAGAGCCTCAGGATAACCAAGAGAACCAAGAAAATACCCAAGATTCTTTAACGAAAGTTACAGGAATGTATAAGGATTGGTTCTTAGATTATGCCTCTTATGTAATTTTAGAGCGTGCAGTACCGGCAATTGAAGATGGTTTTAAGCCAGTTCAAAGACGTATTATGCATGCCTTAAAGGAATTAGATGATGGGCGTTATAACAAAGTAGCGAATGTAGTAGGGCACACGATGCAGTATCACCCACATGGGGATGCTAGTATTGCGGATGCTATGGTGCAAATTGGCCAAAAAGATTTACTGATAGATACACAGGGAAACTGGGGTAACATTCTTACTGGGGATAGTGCTGCGGCTTCGCGTTATATTGAAGCGCGCTTGTCTAAATTTGCATTGGAAGTTGTTTTTAGTCCAAAAATTACTGCATGGCAATCTTCTTATGATGGTCGAAAAAAAGAACCTACAAATCTACCGGTTAAGTTTCCATTGCTTTTGGCACAGGGAGCAGAAGGTATTGCAGTAGGTTTATCTACAAAAGTACTGCCGCATAACTTTATTGAATTAATAGATTCTTCGATAAAACATTTGAAAGGTCAGAAATTCACCATTTTTCCAGACTTTCCAACTTCAGGAATTATAGATGTTAGTAACTATAATGACGGAATTAGAGGGGGGAAAATAAGAGTTAGAGCAAAGATATCACAATTAGATAAAAGTACACTGGTTATTAATGAGATACCTTATGGTACTAACACTTCTTCTTTAATAGATTCTATCTTAAAAGCAAATGAAAAAGGTAAAATAAGAGTTCGTAAAATTGAAGATAATACAGCGGCAGATGTTGAAATTTTAATACATCTACCTTCTGGTTTATCGCCAGATAAAACTATTGATGCCTTGTATGCTTTTACAGCGTGTGAATCTTCAATTTCACCTTTAGGGTGTATCATTGAAGATAATAAGCCTTTATTTATTGGAGTTACAGAAATGTTGCAGCGTTCTACGGATTATACAGTAGAATTGTTAAGGGCAGAGTTGGAAGTGCAATTAAGAGAGCTTGAAGAGCAATGGCATTTTGCGTCTTTAGAGCGTATTTTTATAGAAAATCGTATTTATCGAGATATTGAAGAGCAAGAGACGTGGGAAGGTGTTATTAAAGCTATTGATGATGGTTTAAAGCCGTACATTAAGCATCTTAAGCGGGCTGTTACAGAAGAAGATATAGCACGATTAACAGAGATTCGTATAAAACGTATCTCAAAATTTGATATTGATAAAGCGCAACAGCTTATAGATGGTCTTGAAGAGAAAATTGCGGAAGTAAAAAATCATTTAGCACATATTATAGAATTTGCAATTGATTATTTCAAAAACTTAAAGTCAAAATACGGTAAAGACCGCGAACGTAAATCAGAAATTAGAATATTTGATGATATTGAGGCTACTAAAGTAGCTATAAGAAATACTAAATTATATGTAAATCGTGAAGAAGGCTTTTTAGGTACTTCATTGAAGCGCGATGAATATGTTGGAGATTGCAGTGATATAGATGATATTATTGTCATGACTAAAGCTGGAGAAATGATGATAACAAAAGTCGACTCTAAGATTTTTGTAGGTAAAAACATCATTCATGTTGCCATATTTAAGAAAAAAGATAAACGTACCATCTATAATATGGTCTATAGAGATGGTAAAGGTGGTCCTAGTTATATTAAAAGATTCTATGTTACTGGAGTAACGCGTGATAAAATGTATGATTTAGTGAATGGTACAGCTAATTCAGATGTATTGTACTTTTCTGAGAATCCAAACGGAGAGGCGGAAGTAATAGCTGTTTTATTGCGTCAGGCGGGTAGTATTAAGAAGTTAAAGTGGGATATTGATTTTGCTGATATTTTGATAAAAGGCAGGGCCTCAAAAGGAAATATCGTAACAAAATATCCTATAAAACGTATTGAACTAAAAGAAAAAGGAGTTTCTACTTTAAAACCTCGTAAAATTTGGTTTGATGATGTTGTAAGGCGTTTAAATGTTGATGCAAGAGGAGAATTGTTGGGGGAATTTAGAGGAGAAGATAGGCTTTTAGTAATTACTCAAAAAGGATTTGTTAAAACCTTCTTGCCTGAAATGACCATACATTTTGATGATGATATGATTGTTTTGGAGAAATGGATTCCAAATAAACCTTTGTCTTCTGTTTATTATGAAGGAGAAAAAGATCGTTATTATATCAAACGTTTCTTGGTAGAGAATGAAAATAAAGAAGAATTATTTATATCGGAGCATCCTAAATCTGTTTTAGAAATAGTCTCTACAGATTGGCGACCTGTTTTTGAAATAGAATTTTCTAAACAACGAGGTAAAGAACAAAAACCTAACCAAACTATTGATGTAGAAGATTTTATAGCAGTTAAGGGAATAAAAGCTTTAGGTAATCAAGTTACGGCAGACAAGATTAAAAATGTAGATGCCCTAGAGGCTTTAGCGTATGTAGCTCCGGAGCCAGTAGAAACAGTTGCTGTAGCTATCGCAGCTAAAGAAGAGGATAATATAACTTTAGATTCGGAAGCATCGCCAACAAAAAAGAATGAGAACGATGATGATTTTCCAGATTCACTATTTTAA